In Reichenbachiella agarivorans, one genomic interval encodes:
- a CDS encoding DUF4136 domain-containing protein, producing MRNIRLVTWMLLITLAAACAPVRVIEFVNEDMDFSDYHSYRLINFQTDNKSYSDEGTAFFTSMESEIHRNMVLKGFEEQRKSPDLIVRYELMSTTTADTPNINYYDPYYYYSPPPRTTYQTEGILLIEFRDRQKKKLVWQASLDLKYSKKMTPDMVLKKTIDRIFETYPYLAGSKERIVREK from the coding sequence ATGCGCAACATAAGATTGGTTACATGGATGCTATTGATCACTCTAGCTGCTGCTTGTGCACCCGTTAGAGTGATCGAGTTTGTCAATGAAGACATGGATTTTAGCGACTACCATAGCTACCGTTTGATCAATTTTCAGACCGACAACAAGTCTTATTCTGACGAAGGTACTGCGTTCTTTACCAGTATGGAAAGTGAAATTCATCGCAATATGGTCTTGAAAGGATTTGAAGAACAGCGCAAGTCTCCAGACCTTATCGTTCGCTACGAGCTGATGTCAACCACCACAGCAGACACACCAAACATCAACTACTACGACCCATATTATTACTACAGCCCCCCTCCTAGGACAACTTATCAAACCGAAGGTATATTACTCATCGAGTTTCGAGATCGTCAAAAAAAGAAACTCGTATGGCAGGCTAGTCTGGACTTGAAGTACTCCAAGAAAATGACACCAGATATGGTACTCAAGAAAACCATTGATCGCATCTTCGAAACCTATCCTTACTTGGCAGGCTCAAAGGAAAGGATTGTAAGAGAGAAATAA
- a CDS encoding DUF4136 domain-containing protein yields MIYILLITLVSSCAGTKVIEFVNNDLDFEEYKTYRIVNVQTDNKTYSEEGHALFANIEDEIRLNMELRGFVEHTNAPDLIVGYKMSSVTTVDSPRQSVYKDTYYYTEPPKTNYHHEGLMLIEFRDRHKEKLVWQASLDWKHSPKNTPDTILKTSIDKIFETYPYKAGMKDGMVRL; encoded by the coding sequence ATGATTTATATACTATTGATCACACTGGTATCTTCATGTGCAGGCACCAAGGTGATTGAGTTTGTCAACAATGACTTGGATTTTGAGGAGTACAAAACATATCGCATCGTCAACGTCCAAACTGACAATAAGACCTATTCCGAAGAAGGTCATGCCCTCTTTGCGAATATTGAAGACGAAATCCGACTCAATATGGAGTTGCGAGGTTTCGTAGAACATACCAATGCTCCAGATCTAATAGTGGGATACAAAATGTCTTCGGTAACTACTGTTGATTCTCCTAGACAAAGTGTGTACAAAGACACCTATTACTATACTGAGCCACCCAAAACCAACTATCACCATGAAGGATTGATGTTGATAGAGTTTCGTGATCGACACAAAGAAAAATTGGTATGGCAAGCAAGTTTAGATTGGAAGCATTCTCCAAAAAACACTCCTGATACGATCCTGAAAACCAGCATAGATAAGATCTTTGAAACCTACCCCTATAAAGCTGGTATGAAAGATGGAATGGTAAGATTATAA